A stretch of the Gossypium hirsutum isolate 1008001.06 chromosome D07, Gossypium_hirsutum_v2.1, whole genome shotgun sequence genome encodes the following:
- the LOC107954705 gene encoding uncharacterized protein — protein MSVELLDSGTIVNFVEDEEAFHVSIRDRFAYLDADHDGLLSYSELLKELQSLRVLETHFGIDVQTDPKELAHVYKSLFVQFDHDSNGTVDLEEFKSETKRMMLAMANGMGFLPVQMVLEEGSFLKIAVERESNKLGLAA, from the coding sequence ATGAGTGTGGAATTGTTGGACAGTGGCACCATTGTTAACTTCGTTGAAGATGAAGAAGCATTCCACGTCTCAATACGAGACCGGTTTGCTTACCTGGACGCCGATCATGATGGGCTACTGTCTTATTCGGAGTTGTTGAAGGAATTGCAGAGCTTGAGGGTGTTGGAAACTCACTTCGGCATCGACGTTCAAACGGACCCAAAGGAACTCGCTCACGTTTACAAATCACTTTTCGTGCAGTTCGATCATGACTCTAACGGGACAGTGGATTTGGAGGAGTTCAAGTCGGAGACCAAGCGGATGATGCTTGCTATGGCGAATGGGATGGGATTTTTGCCTGTTCAAATGGTGTTGGAAGAAGGCAGCTTTTTGAAGATTGCAGTGGAGCGCGAATCCAACAAACTTGGCCTTGCTGCTTAA